A window of Roseiflexus castenholzii DSM 13941 genomic DNA:
TGGGATGCGGGCAGCGTCGGTGCGCCGGTGGTGTTGAAGGATGGCGCGCTCTTTCGCATGTGGTACAACAGCCAGGCGTCCAACCAGAGTATCGGGCATGTGGTATCGACTGACGGCGTGACGTGGGTGCGTCCGGCGCCAAACCAGGCAGTGTATCGCGGCGCCGATGATCCAGGGACGCTTTCGCCCGACAATGTGTGGACGCCGTTTGTCATAAAGGAAGGTGCCGCCTTCCGCATGTGGTACACGGTCAGCAGCCGCCCGAATGCCGTGCGCGTTGGTCAGGCGACCATGACGCCGGGAATGTTGCTGCCTGCGCCGGCGTTGAGCCGTGACCTTGGTGAATATACCCTGTTGCTGACTACTCAGATGATCCCCCCGGGTGGCAGTGTGCTGCTGATGTTGCCCGCTTCCGTGCCGTTCGCCGATGTGACCGTGGGAACGATGTCCGGCTTTGGCGCCGGTGCGACCTTCACTGCCGAACGTGCGGCAGTGACCGATGCGTTTGCGCAGGGAACGGCGCGCGGTGCACTCGTCATCCGCTTGCCCGACGGCGCCCCCGCAGGCGTCAAGACGATCACATTCACACTGGCAAATCCGCCCTCAACGCCCGCCATTATGACAGTGCAGACGTTCGATGTGCGCGAAGTGATCGAGTACGCAACCATCGATCTGTCACAGGCGACGAATGTCGGTCCAACTGCAACGCCAACGCCTGTGCCGCCGTCCCCGACGTCGGCGCCGCCGACTGCGACCGCCACAGAGGGACCAACAGCAACGGCGACCAGTACGCCGACCCCGACAGATACCCCACAACCGCCAACGGCGACCAGCACACTCTTGCCAACCAACACCCCGCAACCGCCGACGGCAACCCCGGCGCCGACCGCCGATCCGTCGAACCGTCAGCCATGGTTGCACATCCCCGGCACATGCCCGGTATCCGTGGAAGGTGCAGTCTTTACAATTGCCGGACAGAACTGCGGCGGCGGCGGCACAAGTTTCGACACGTCGGAAATCTTCCCGCCGATGGTGCTGCGCGATACCGCCACGCCGGCGCTGCCGTGCGAAAACGGGCGTACCGGCGGCGTCTGCTACCGCATGTGGTATGTCGGCGTGGACGGCAGCGGGACGCGGCGCATCGGTCATGCCCTCTCGCCGGATGGCATGACCTGGACGCGCTTCATTGGCTCAGGGGTCGGCGGCAGTGTCTTCGAGCCGTCCGGCGTGCCCGGCGACTTCGATAGCACTGGCGTCTCGACCATGTATGTCGTGCGTGATGGGAACACGTTCCGCATGTGGTACAGCGGCTTTGGCAATACTGGCGCAATTGAGGGTATCGGGTATGCGACCTCGCCGGACGGCATCACCTGGACGCGCGTGCCGGGTACTGCCGGAACCGGCGCGCCGAACCGCAACGCTGTTCTGGTCGAACGTGGCGGCGTCAATGACTTCGATCAGGATTATATCGTCGCGCCTTCGGTGTTGATCGATGAAGCCACTCCTGCGCTACCGTGCGAGAATGGGCGCACCAGTGGACGCTGCTATCGGATGTGGTATGAGGGCGTGAACAATGTCAGCGCTTATGTGTTCGCCATTGGCTATGCTGTATCGCCTGATGGAATCAACTGGACGCGGATTCCTGGCGGCAGCGGCGGCGCCGTCCTTGCGCGCATCAATAATTTCACCGATTTCGATAGTAACAGCGTCGGCGTACCGACGGTGATCAAGGATGGCGCGTTCTTCCGCATGTGGTATGAGGCGAAATCGTATGCCACGCCAGCCTTCTCAACCGGGTATGTCGTATCGACCGACGGCGTCAACTGGGTGCGCCCAATACCGAACAATCCGGTCTTCACCGGCGCCGACGATCCTGGCACGTTTTCGCCCGATGGCGTGTGGGCGGCGCGTGCGCTGAAACTGGGCAGCAGTTACCGCAAATACTATACCGTCGGTTTGCGTCCCAACGCTCGACGCTTCGGGCTGGCGCAAATGACGCCCGGCGCGCCGCTCGGCTCGGTCGCGCTGAGTGTGTCCGGCAACCTGTATACGCTCAGTTTTACAACTGCTTCCTTTATTCCGGCTGGCGGCAGCGTCCTGATCAGCCTCCCGCCGGATGTCGATTTCGCGCAGGTAACGCCGGGCGCGATCAGTGGCTTTGGCGCGGGCGCAACGCTGGTTGCCGACCCTGCGGCGGTGACCGATGCCGCCTCCGGCGGCGTAGCACGCGGCGCGCTCCTCATTCGCCTGCCCAATGGCGCGCCGGCAGGTCCGAAGACGGTGCAGTTCACTCTGGGCGCGCCGCCGCCTTCGACGGCGCCGCTGCTGGTGCAGACCTTCGATCTGCGCGAAGTACTGGAGTATGGCGAAGTGCTGATGGATGGAACACCGCCGCTGGCTACGCTGACCGCCACGCCTGCACCGCCAACCAACACCCCCACGCCCGTACCGCCAACGGCAACGCCAACCGCCGGACCGAGCGCCACGCCCACTGCGGTGACGCCAACGGCGACAACGACGCCTTCCGGTAGTGGTGCGCTGCGCTTCGACGGGGTGAATGATGAGGTGCGCGGCGGGCAGATCGCCGGGCTTGGCGGCGCGCAAACCATCGAACTCTGGGTGCGCCCGGCGACCGCTGGGCAGAATAGCGTCATCATCGCCCACAGCGACGACAACACCGGCTGGTCGCTCGAACTGAACGGCGGGCGCGTCACCTGGTGGGTGGCTTCGACTGGTGGCTGGCGCGCGGCGCAGCATCCGACGGCGCTGGTCGCCAACACCTGGTATCACGTTGCGGTGACGTATGATGGCGCGACGGCGCGGGTGTTCGTCAACGGCGCGCCTGGTTCAGCGGCCACCATCGGCGCGATCACGCAAGGACCGTTCCTGCGCATCGGCGGGCTGACGGGGTACGGCTTCTTCAACGGCGACCTTGACGATGTGCGCATCTCGAACGTCGCGCGCTACAGCGGCGCGTTTACGCCGCCGTCAACGGCGCATCCGGCGGATGCGAACACGCGCGCGCTCTACCGGTTTGATGAAGGGAGCGGGCAGACCACCAGCGATGCTTCGGGGAACGGCTACCACCTGACGCTTGGCGCAAGCGGCGGCGCCGACAGCGCCGATCCGTTGTGGGTGGCGTCCACGGCGCCGATTGCTCCACCGCCGCCAACCGCGACACCAACGCCGGTTCCGCCAACCAACACCCCAACCGCCACATCGTTGCCGCCAACCGCCACACCCACCGGCACGGCAGGTCCAAACCCGACGCCGTTTCCGCCAACCAATACGCCGACGGCAACCGCCACTCCCATTCCGCCATCGAATAACGCGCTGCGCTTCGACGGGGTGAATGATGAGGTGCGCGGCGGGCAGATCGCCGGGCTTGGCGGCGCGCAAACCATCGAACTCTGGGTGCGCCCGGCGACCGCTGGGCAGAATAGCGTCATCATCGCCCACAGCGACGACAACACCGGCTGGTCGCTCGAACTGAACGGCGGGCGCGTCACCTGGTGGGTGGCTTCGACTGGTGGCTGGCGCGCGGCGCAGCATCCGACGGCGCTGGTCGCCAACACCTGGTATCACGTTGCGGTGACGTATGATGGCGCGACGGCGCGGGTGTTCGTCAACGGCGCGCCTGGTTCAGCGGCCACCATCGGCGCGATCACGCAAGGACCGTTCCTGCGCATCGGCGGGCTGACGGGGTACGGCTTCTTCAACGGCGACCTCGACGATGTGCGCATCTCGAACGTCGCGCGCTACAGCGGCGCGTTTACGCCGCCGTCAACGGCGCATCCGGCGGATGCGAACACGCGCGCGCTCTACCGGTTTGATGAAGGGAGCGGGCAGACCACCAGCGATGCTTCGGGGAACGGCTACCACCTGACGCTTGGCGCAAGCGGCGGCGCCGACAGCGCCGATCCGTTGTGGGTGGCGTCCACGGCGCCGTAGAAGGTCATGCGCGACGCGCGCAGCGAGGATGATTTCTCCCTGCCCAAACAATACAACCGTTGGGCTGACCAGAGCAAGGGCGCGGTAGCGCCCTTGCTCTGGTGAGTGAATGCCCGCGACCAACCCCGTGTTCACAGTGATGCGTGTGATCGGCGTGGAGACGGAGGTCCGCGCGGCGCGTGGCTGTCAACCAGGCAGATGGTGCATAATACCAACATGGTCACCCCGAGCAGAGCGAGGGGTCTTGCGCGACCCGCGCCGATTCCTCGCTGCGCTCGGAATGACACGCATGCGGCATCTTCAATGCTGCGCTCGGAATGACACGCATGCGGCATCTTCAATCGCCATTGGTATAACCTTGCGGGGCGCCTTCAATTGGCAGACGTCTTCCTCACCGCCTCTTCAATTGCCCACCCCACATTGAGCACCGGTCCAGGACCGCCGAGCCACGCCAGAAACTCGACATTTCCGGCTGGTCCAGTGATCGGCGAGCGGGTGAGACCGTGGGGCGACAGCCCGATAGTGGCAGCGAAGGTCAGCACGTCGCGCACTACTGCCGCGTGAACCGCCGGATCGCGCACCACGCCGCCTTTCCCGACCTGCGCCGGTCCCGCCTCGAACTGCGGTTTGATCAGCGCAATCATCCATGCATTCGGTTGCAGCAGGCGCTGAACTGCGGGAAGAACCAGCTTGAGCGAGATGAACGACACATCGATCACGGCGCAATCGGCGAGAACCGGAGCAGCCAACGCCTCCTCTTCCGGCGAAGGCAACACTTCCAGGTAGCGAATATTGGTGCGCTCGAGAACAACGACCCGCGGGTCCTGGCGCAATCGCCAGTCGATCAGTCCATACCCGACATCGACGGCATAGACGCGGGCAGCGCCGCGTTGCAGCAGCACATCGGTGAAGCCGCCGGTCGATGCGCCAATGTCGAGCGCTACCAGATTTGCGGGGGAAAGCGCAAAGGTGTCGAGCGCGTGCGCCAGTTTATAGCCGCCGCGACTGACATACGGCAGTGCGCCGATTACCTCAATCTCGGCATCATCGGGGACGAGTTCGCCTCCTTTGTGTCGGGTGACGCCGTTGACCCGCACCTCGCCGGCCAGGATCAGCGCCTGTGCGCGGGCGCGCGTCTCCGCCAGACCACGTTGCACCAGCAACTGATCGAGCCGTACTTTCTTTGCCACTATACCTCACGTTCCAGGCGGCGCAACTCGACTTCCATCTGCGCGATGTACGCATGCAGCCAGGCGGGAGCATCTTTGCCCGCCTCGTCGCGGCGCGCTTTCAGGCGGGCAAGGTCAGCGCGTCGCTTCGCCAGGTCCACCTTGGGTTTCGAGGGCGATGGCGTAGGCGGCGGTGGTGGAAGCGTCGCCAGATAATCGGCGACAACGCGCGAAACCAGCGCGGACAGCGTTGTCTTGTGTTCAGCAAGGTGCGCCTCGAACGCTGCCCGCTGCTCAGGGGTCAGGTAGATGCGTATGTGGATTGGTTCACCTTCGGTCCCATTGGTGTCGCGGGGCAGTTGAGTGAGCGGATAGTCGGCGAGGATGTGCGACACAACATCCGGCGGGTTGCTGTGGCGTTCACGCACCAAATGTTCAAGGCGCGCCCGATTTTCGGGTGAAAGGTGCAGGCTGGTCTGAACGGTGAACAATCCCTGTCGCTCGGTCATACGTTTCCCCCTTTCCTGACGTGCTATGCGACAACGCCAGCAGACCGGAGCGTCGCAATCTCGTGCGGTTCATAACCGATTTCAGCCAGAATCTCATCAGTATGCTGCCCTAGAAGCGGTGGTGAGCGGCGGATGGCGGGTGGCGTGGCAGAGAAATGGTACGGCGGCGCAACGACCCGGATGCTGCCCGCAGTCGGATGATCGATGGTCACGACGCTTCCTAGCGCCTGCACCTGCGGATCGGTGAAAACCTGCGCCAGATCGCGCACAGCGCCGCAGGGCACACCAGCCGCATTTAGGTGTCGTTCGACGTCGGCAACGCGCAGCGATGCAAACACCGGCTCGAGGAGCGCGTTCAGTTCGGCGCGATGCGCCAGGCGCGACACATTCGTGCGGAAGCGTGGATCGTTGCGAAGTGCCGTCAACTCGAGCGCATCGCAGAAACGCTCCCACAGATCATCGGTGCCGACGCCGAGCGTAAAGTAGCCATCGGCAGCGCGATAGACTCCATACGGCACAATCGAAGGATGCTGGTTGCCCGGTCGGTCCGGCGCGCGACCGGTGGCGAAATAGTTGCCCGCCTGATAGGTCAGCATCGCCAGTTGCCCTTCCAGCAGAGAGGTATCGACCCACTGCCCTTCGCCCGTGCGGGCGCGATGGTAGAGCGCCGCCAGGATTGCATATGCCGCGAACATGCCCGCCATGATGTCGGTAATCGCAATGCCGACGCGCATTGGCGGTCCACCGGGTTCGCCGATCAGGCTCATCAACCCGCCCAACCCCTGAGCAATCTGATCATAGGCAGCACGCTCACGATCCGGTCCCGTCTGACCAAACCCGGAGATGGAGCAATACACCAGATCAGGACGGATGGCGCGGCACGCTTCATACCCGAATCCGCGCCGATCCAGCGTACCGGGAACGAAGTTTTCCAGCAGCACATCACTGCTGGCGATCAGTCGGCGCAGCACGGCAGCGCCGCGTTCGTTGCGGAAATCGAGCGCCAGGCTGCGCTTGTTGCGATTGACGCTGAGAAAATACGTACTTTCACCGCCTTCGAACGGTGGTCCCCATGCGCGGGTGTGGTCGCCAATGCCCGGCTGTTCGACCTTGATGATGTCGGCGCCGAGATCGCCGAGCATCATCGAGCAGAAGGGTCCGGCAAGCGCGCGGCTCAGATCGAGGACGCGCAATCCTTCGAGCGGCAGGGTCATTGATTTCCCCGCATTGGCGCGTACATGGCGCTATTCTGGATGTGCGAATCTTTGCGCAATATTATACCATGCAGGAGAGCAGAAAACCTGACAGTTCGTTTATAAAGCGACGGTCAATGCCATGAAGACGCCTTTGACGACTATTGACGCCTTGCGCCGCGCCGTCGAACATGCGCCGCAACGCCCGTTCCTTCTTTTTGAAGGACTATCTTTTTCCTATAAGGACATTGCTGCAATTGCGGCGTGCTGGGCTGCACGGTTGCGCGCAGTGGGAGTCGAACGCGGTGACCGGGTGGCGCTGTTTCTGGAGAATAGCCCGGCGTTCGTGACGGCGTACCTGGGCACCCACATGATCGGCGCGATTGTGGTGCTTGTCAATACCCTGTACCGCCAGACCGAACTGCGCCATATTTTGAACGACTCGGCAGCGAAGGTCGTCATCGTTGGCGATCAGGCGCACGCCGATCTG
This region includes:
- a CDS encoding LamG-like jellyroll fold domain-containing protein; amino-acid sequence: MRTRLWVVGSFIGALLLIALAAPSVSEATIPNRQLWTHAPGTCGPALGGAVFGRAGDNCGGSGTTFDSVNVESPVILRDIATAAAPCPGIAEGGVCYRMWYTGFDAGGVRRIGYAVSPDGATWTRVPGSAGGGAVLGPGPAGNFDNAGVSFPYVIRNGAVFEMWYNGFNGSVFTIGFATSTDGATWTRVAGPLTQGAVLRPTSAATFDQAIVAAPAVIRDEASPQLPCENGRTSGVCYRMWYQGTDAANVFRIGYALSPDGVNWMRAAGGNPVLGVGAAGEWDAGSVGAPVVLKDGALFRMWYNSQASNQSIGHVVSTDGVTWVRPAPNQAVYRGADDPGTLSPDNVWTPFVIKEGAAFRMWYTVSSRPNAVRVGQATMTPGMLLPAPALSRDLGEYTLLLTTQMIPPGGSVLLMLPASVPFADVTVGTMSGFGAGATFTAERAAVTDAFAQGTARGALVIRLPDGAPAGVKTITFTLANPPSTPAIMTVQTFDVREVIEYATIDLSQATNVGPTATPTPVPPSPTSAPPTATATEGPTATATSTPTPTDTPQPPTATSTLLPTNTPQPPTATPAPTADPSNRQPWLHIPGTCPVSVEGAVFTIAGQNCGGGGTSFDTSEIFPPMVLRDTATPALPCENGRTGGVCYRMWYVGVDGSGTRRIGHALSPDGMTWTRFIGSGVGGSVFEPSGVPGDFDSTGVSTMYVVRDGNTFRMWYSGFGNTGAIEGIGYATSPDGITWTRVPGTAGTGAPNRNAVLVERGGVNDFDQDYIVAPSVLIDEATPALPCENGRTSGRCYRMWYEGVNNVSAYVFAIGYAVSPDGINWTRIPGGSGGAVLARINNFTDFDSNSVGVPTVIKDGAFFRMWYEAKSYATPAFSTGYVVSTDGVNWVRPIPNNPVFTGADDPGTFSPDGVWAARALKLGSSYRKYYTVGLRPNARRFGLAQMTPGAPLGSVALSVSGNLYTLSFTTASFIPAGGSVLISLPPDVDFAQVTPGAISGFGAGATLVADPAAVTDAASGGVARGALLIRLPNGAPAGPKTVQFTLGAPPPSTAPLLVQTFDLREVLEYGEVLMDGTPPLATLTATPAPPTNTPTPVPPTATPTAGPSATPTAVTPTATTTPSGSGALRFDGVNDEVRGGQIAGLGGAQTIELWVRPATAGQNSVIIAHSDDNTGWSLELNGGRVTWWVASTGGWRAAQHPTALVANTWYHVAVTYDGATARVFVNGAPGSAATIGAITQGPFLRIGGLTGYGFFNGDLDDVRISNVARYSGAFTPPSTAHPADANTRALYRFDEGSGQTTSDASGNGYHLTLGASGGADSADPLWVASTAPIAPPPPTATPTPVPPTNTPTATSLPPTATPTGTAGPNPTPFPPTNTPTATATPIPPSNNALRFDGVNDEVRGGQIAGLGGAQTIELWVRPATAGQNSVIIAHSDDNTGWSLELNGGRVTWWVASTGGWRAAQHPTALVANTWYHVAVTYDGATARVFVNGAPGSAATIGAITQGPFLRIGGLTGYGFFNGDLDDVRISNVARYSGAFTPPSTAHPADANTRALYRFDEGSGQTTSDASGNGYHLTLGASGGADSADPLWVASTAP
- a CDS encoding TlyA family RNA methyltransferase, coding for MAKKVRLDQLLVQRGLAETRARAQALILAGEVRVNGVTRHKGGELVPDDAEIEVIGALPYVSRGGYKLAHALDTFALSPANLVALDIGASTGGFTDVLLQRGAARVYAVDVGYGLIDWRLRQDPRVVVLERTNIRYLEVLPSPEEEALAAPVLADCAVIDVSFISLKLVLPAVQRLLQPNAWMIALIKPQFEAGPAQVGKGGVVRDPAVHAAVVRDVLTFAATIGLSPHGLTRSPITGPAGNVEFLAWLGGPGPVLNVGWAIEEAVRKTSAN
- a CDS encoding CaiB/BaiF CoA transferase family protein; amino-acid sequence: MTLPLEGLRVLDLSRALAGPFCSMMLGDLGADIIKVEQPGIGDHTRAWGPPFEGGESTYFLSVNRNKRSLALDFRNERGAAVLRRLIASSDVLLENFVPGTLDRRGFGYEACRAIRPDLVYCSISGFGQTGPDRERAAYDQIAQGLGGLMSLIGEPGGPPMRVGIAITDIMAGMFAAYAILAALYHRARTGEGQWVDTSLLEGQLAMLTYQAGNYFATGRAPDRPGNQHPSIVPYGVYRAADGYFTLGVGTDDLWERFCDALELTALRNDPRFRTNVSRLAHRAELNALLEPVFASLRVADVERHLNAAGVPCGAVRDLAQVFTDPQVQALGSVVTIDHPTAGSIRVVAPPYHFSATPPAIRRSPPLLGQHTDEILAEIGYEPHEIATLRSAGVVA